One genomic window of Oncorhynchus kisutch isolate 150728-3 linkage group LG24, Okis_V2, whole genome shotgun sequence includes the following:
- the LOC109869538 gene encoding zinc transporter ZIP10 isoform X1 has protein sequence MNISHEPWAIHPASLEKTLQSSKQQDKIICISRLVKATTNNPRELPLIYRMSPLLTLAVGLFFCLPLLEFGAGARLSLSGTMKTPWNMTDRISNGSRQEGSTSEHLDEAFEEQVFYLQRLFHQYGDNGTLTYKGLQKLLGSLGLGQVSVLEISHRGSRHNHNTLTQPHPPQTQSHDHDDQETDTPSPSRPIQPPPSANAARTPQPGISGSAGSRYEEGTTLSSDHGIKEEVLPWSPIAHSIPVQGMFNSLVSNHPTQRHLHGNCLNVTQLLWNFGLGKAPHITPAHFTLLCPALLYQIESGVCLRHPETDGAESERSVTFLKALGWSSLALAVISLPSLLSLSLVPLLPPARLHSFLCPMTALAVGTLCGDALLHLLPHTKTGPLSSHSEEQDSILKGLCVLGGCYLLFIFESLLGLRTHYKKVKRKRKQQNTTLNPDPERELTALQSPTVLEQTHSTEQHSHGHSHSPPGQEQVGMGSLVWMVVMGDGVHNLTDGLAIGAAFSQSLAGGLSTTIAVFCHELPHELGDLAVLMGAGWPVRRLVIFSAISALLGFVGLLIGSVLGHQSAHISPWILTLTAGVFLYVALADMLPEMLHGDPGPMGPWTRFLLQNLGLLAGGAIMLCIALFEDHIAFNLGDV, from the exons ATGAACATTTCTCACGAGCCTTGGGCAATTCATCCTGCTTCATTGGAGAAG ACTCTTCAATCCTCTAAGCAGCAGGACAAGATAATATGTATTTCGAGACTGGTGAAAGCAACGACGAACAACCCACGTGAGTTGCCT TTAATCTATAGGATGTCACCTCTACTGACGCTCGCCGTGGGACTATTTTTCTGTCTGCCTCTGCTGGAGTTTGGGGCAGGGGCGCGACTTTCTCTCAGTGGCACAATGAAAACACCATGGAATATGACAGACAGGATATCAAATGGTAGCCGACAAGAGGGATCGACATCTGAACATTTAGATGAGGCTTTTGAAGAGCAG GTCTTCTACTTGCAGCGTCTGTTCCATCAGTATGGAGACAATGGGACCCTGACCTATAAGGGCCTGCAGAAGTTACTGGGCAGCCTGGGACTAGGGCAGGTCAGTGTGTTGGAGATCAGCCACCGAGGGTCGCGGCACAACCATAACACTCTGACACAACCTCACCCTCCTCAAACACAATCTCATGACCATGACGATCAGGAAACCGACACCCCCAGTCCCAGTAGGCCTATTCAACCACCCCCCTCTGCAAACGCAGCCAG AACCCCACAGCCTGGGATATCGGGGTCTGCTGGATCTAGGTATGAAGAGGGCACCACATTATCCTCTGATCATGGGATTAAGGAAGAGGTCCTTCCGTGGTCCCCTATTGCACACTCTATTCCTGTCCAAGGAATGTTTAACTCCCTTGTGTCAAATCACCCCACTCAGAGGCATCTTCACGGGAAC TGTCTGAACGTTACTCAGCTCTTGTGGAATTTCGGTTTGGGAAAGGCACCCCACATCACTCCTGCCCACTTCACCCTCCTGTGCCCAGCCCTGCTGTACCAGATTGAAAGTGGTGTTTGTCTACGCCACCCAGAGACTGATGGGGCGGAGTCAGAAAGGAGTGTGACTTTCCTCAAAG CTTTGGGATGGAGCTCCTTAGCTCTGGCTGTGATCAGCCTGCCGTCTCTGCTGTCTTTGAGCCTGGTTCCCCTTCTTCCCCCTGCCCGCTTACACTCCTTCCTCTGTCCAATGACAGCCTTGGCTGTGGGGACGCTGTGTGGAGATGCCCTGCTGCATCTCCTGCCTCAC ACTAAGACTGGGCCACTCTCAAGCCACTCTGAAGAACAGGACTCCATACTGAAGGGCCTTTGTGTGCTGGGAGGGTGCTACCTCCTCTTCATCTTCGAGAGCCTTCTAGGACTGAGGACCCATTATAAG AAAGTTAAGAGGAAGCGGAAGCAGCAGAACACCACTCTAAATCCTGACCCAGAGAGGGAGCTTACTGCTCTGCAGA GCCCCACTGTTCTTGAGCAGACACATTCCACTGAGCAGCATAGTCACGGTCATTCACACAGCCCACCTGGCCAGGAGCAGGTTGGGATGGGAAGCTTGGTGTGGATGGTGGTTATGGGAGATGGGGTACACAACCTTACTGATGGACTGGCCATTGGTGCTGCATTCTCTCAGAGTCTGGCTGGAGGTCTCAGCACCACCATAGCTGTGTTCTGCCATGAGCTTCCTCACGAGCTAG GTGACCTGGCAGTGCTGATGGGAGCAGGGTGGCCTGTTCGTAGACTGGTTATCTTCAGTGCTATATCAGCCCTACTGGGTTTTGTAGGCTTGCTAATTGGCTCTGTCCTGGGCCACCAGTCAGCCCACATTTCCCCCTGGATCCTCACCCTCACCGCTGGGGTCTTCCTCTATGTGGCCCTCGCTGACATG TTGCCTGAGATGCTTCATGGTGATCCTGGCCCGATGGGTCCCTGGACTCGCTTCCTGCTACAGAACCTAGGCTTGTTGGCAGGGGGCGCAATCATGTTGTGTATTGCTCTGTTTGAGGACCATATTGCCTTCAACCTGGGTGACGTATAA
- the LOC109869538 gene encoding zinc transporter ZIP10 isoform X2: MNISHEPWAIHPASLEKQDKIICISRLVKATTNNPRELPLIYRMSPLLTLAVGLFFCLPLLEFGAGARLSLSGTMKTPWNMTDRISNGSRQEGSTSEHLDEAFEEQVFYLQRLFHQYGDNGTLTYKGLQKLLGSLGLGQVSVLEISHRGSRHNHNTLTQPHPPQTQSHDHDDQETDTPSPSRPIQPPPSANAARTPQPGISGSAGSRYEEGTTLSSDHGIKEEVLPWSPIAHSIPVQGMFNSLVSNHPTQRHLHGNCLNVTQLLWNFGLGKAPHITPAHFTLLCPALLYQIESGVCLRHPETDGAESERSVTFLKALGWSSLALAVISLPSLLSLSLVPLLPPARLHSFLCPMTALAVGTLCGDALLHLLPHTKTGPLSSHSEEQDSILKGLCVLGGCYLLFIFESLLGLRTHYKKVKRKRKQQNTTLNPDPERELTALQSPTVLEQTHSTEQHSHGHSHSPPGQEQVGMGSLVWMVVMGDGVHNLTDGLAIGAAFSQSLAGGLSTTIAVFCHELPHELGDLAVLMGAGWPVRRLVIFSAISALLGFVGLLIGSVLGHQSAHISPWILTLTAGVFLYVALADMLPEMLHGDPGPMGPWTRFLLQNLGLLAGGAIMLCIALFEDHIAFNLGDV, encoded by the exons ATGAACATTTCTCACGAGCCTTGGGCAATTCATCCTGCTTCATTGGAGAAG CAGGACAAGATAATATGTATTTCGAGACTGGTGAAAGCAACGACGAACAACCCACGTGAGTTGCCT TTAATCTATAGGATGTCACCTCTACTGACGCTCGCCGTGGGACTATTTTTCTGTCTGCCTCTGCTGGAGTTTGGGGCAGGGGCGCGACTTTCTCTCAGTGGCACAATGAAAACACCATGGAATATGACAGACAGGATATCAAATGGTAGCCGACAAGAGGGATCGACATCTGAACATTTAGATGAGGCTTTTGAAGAGCAG GTCTTCTACTTGCAGCGTCTGTTCCATCAGTATGGAGACAATGGGACCCTGACCTATAAGGGCCTGCAGAAGTTACTGGGCAGCCTGGGACTAGGGCAGGTCAGTGTGTTGGAGATCAGCCACCGAGGGTCGCGGCACAACCATAACACTCTGACACAACCTCACCCTCCTCAAACACAATCTCATGACCATGACGATCAGGAAACCGACACCCCCAGTCCCAGTAGGCCTATTCAACCACCCCCCTCTGCAAACGCAGCCAG AACCCCACAGCCTGGGATATCGGGGTCTGCTGGATCTAGGTATGAAGAGGGCACCACATTATCCTCTGATCATGGGATTAAGGAAGAGGTCCTTCCGTGGTCCCCTATTGCACACTCTATTCCTGTCCAAGGAATGTTTAACTCCCTTGTGTCAAATCACCCCACTCAGAGGCATCTTCACGGGAAC TGTCTGAACGTTACTCAGCTCTTGTGGAATTTCGGTTTGGGAAAGGCACCCCACATCACTCCTGCCCACTTCACCCTCCTGTGCCCAGCCCTGCTGTACCAGATTGAAAGTGGTGTTTGTCTACGCCACCCAGAGACTGATGGGGCGGAGTCAGAAAGGAGTGTGACTTTCCTCAAAG CTTTGGGATGGAGCTCCTTAGCTCTGGCTGTGATCAGCCTGCCGTCTCTGCTGTCTTTGAGCCTGGTTCCCCTTCTTCCCCCTGCCCGCTTACACTCCTTCCTCTGTCCAATGACAGCCTTGGCTGTGGGGACGCTGTGTGGAGATGCCCTGCTGCATCTCCTGCCTCAC ACTAAGACTGGGCCACTCTCAAGCCACTCTGAAGAACAGGACTCCATACTGAAGGGCCTTTGTGTGCTGGGAGGGTGCTACCTCCTCTTCATCTTCGAGAGCCTTCTAGGACTGAGGACCCATTATAAG AAAGTTAAGAGGAAGCGGAAGCAGCAGAACACCACTCTAAATCCTGACCCAGAGAGGGAGCTTACTGCTCTGCAGA GCCCCACTGTTCTTGAGCAGACACATTCCACTGAGCAGCATAGTCACGGTCATTCACACAGCCCACCTGGCCAGGAGCAGGTTGGGATGGGAAGCTTGGTGTGGATGGTGGTTATGGGAGATGGGGTACACAACCTTACTGATGGACTGGCCATTGGTGCTGCATTCTCTCAGAGTCTGGCTGGAGGTCTCAGCACCACCATAGCTGTGTTCTGCCATGAGCTTCCTCACGAGCTAG GTGACCTGGCAGTGCTGATGGGAGCAGGGTGGCCTGTTCGTAGACTGGTTATCTTCAGTGCTATATCAGCCCTACTGGGTTTTGTAGGCTTGCTAATTGGCTCTGTCCTGGGCCACCAGTCAGCCCACATTTCCCCCTGGATCCTCACCCTCACCGCTGGGGTCTTCCTCTATGTGGCCCTCGCTGACATG TTGCCTGAGATGCTTCATGGTGATCCTGGCCCGATGGGTCCCTGGACTCGCTTCCTGCTACAGAACCTAGGCTTGTTGGCAGGGGGCGCAATCATGTTGTGTATTGCTCTGTTTGAGGACCATATTGCCTTCAACCTGGGTGACGTATAA
- the LOC109869538 gene encoding zinc transporter ZIP10 isoform X3, which translates to MSPLLTLAVGLFFCLPLLEFGAGARLSLSGTMKTPWNMTDRISNGSRQEGSTSEHLDEAFEEQVFYLQRLFHQYGDNGTLTYKGLQKLLGSLGLGQVSVLEISHRGSRHNHNTLTQPHPPQTQSHDHDDQETDTPSPSRPIQPPPSANAARTPQPGISGSAGSRYEEGTTLSSDHGIKEEVLPWSPIAHSIPVQGMFNSLVSNHPTQRHLHGNCLNVTQLLWNFGLGKAPHITPAHFTLLCPALLYQIESGVCLRHPETDGAESERSVTFLKALGWSSLALAVISLPSLLSLSLVPLLPPARLHSFLCPMTALAVGTLCGDALLHLLPHTKTGPLSSHSEEQDSILKGLCVLGGCYLLFIFESLLGLRTHYKKVKRKRKQQNTTLNPDPERELTALQSPTVLEQTHSTEQHSHGHSHSPPGQEQVGMGSLVWMVVMGDGVHNLTDGLAIGAAFSQSLAGGLSTTIAVFCHELPHELGDLAVLMGAGWPVRRLVIFSAISALLGFVGLLIGSVLGHQSAHISPWILTLTAGVFLYVALADMLPEMLHGDPGPMGPWTRFLLQNLGLLAGGAIMLCIALFEDHIAFNLGDV; encoded by the exons ATGTCACCTCTACTGACGCTCGCCGTGGGACTATTTTTCTGTCTGCCTCTGCTGGAGTTTGGGGCAGGGGCGCGACTTTCTCTCAGTGGCACAATGAAAACACCATGGAATATGACAGACAGGATATCAAATGGTAGCCGACAAGAGGGATCGACATCTGAACATTTAGATGAGGCTTTTGAAGAGCAG GTCTTCTACTTGCAGCGTCTGTTCCATCAGTATGGAGACAATGGGACCCTGACCTATAAGGGCCTGCAGAAGTTACTGGGCAGCCTGGGACTAGGGCAGGTCAGTGTGTTGGAGATCAGCCACCGAGGGTCGCGGCACAACCATAACACTCTGACACAACCTCACCCTCCTCAAACACAATCTCATGACCATGACGATCAGGAAACCGACACCCCCAGTCCCAGTAGGCCTATTCAACCACCCCCCTCTGCAAACGCAGCCAG AACCCCACAGCCTGGGATATCGGGGTCTGCTGGATCTAGGTATGAAGAGGGCACCACATTATCCTCTGATCATGGGATTAAGGAAGAGGTCCTTCCGTGGTCCCCTATTGCACACTCTATTCCTGTCCAAGGAATGTTTAACTCCCTTGTGTCAAATCACCCCACTCAGAGGCATCTTCACGGGAAC TGTCTGAACGTTACTCAGCTCTTGTGGAATTTCGGTTTGGGAAAGGCACCCCACATCACTCCTGCCCACTTCACCCTCCTGTGCCCAGCCCTGCTGTACCAGATTGAAAGTGGTGTTTGTCTACGCCACCCAGAGACTGATGGGGCGGAGTCAGAAAGGAGTGTGACTTTCCTCAAAG CTTTGGGATGGAGCTCCTTAGCTCTGGCTGTGATCAGCCTGCCGTCTCTGCTGTCTTTGAGCCTGGTTCCCCTTCTTCCCCCTGCCCGCTTACACTCCTTCCTCTGTCCAATGACAGCCTTGGCTGTGGGGACGCTGTGTGGAGATGCCCTGCTGCATCTCCTGCCTCAC ACTAAGACTGGGCCACTCTCAAGCCACTCTGAAGAACAGGACTCCATACTGAAGGGCCTTTGTGTGCTGGGAGGGTGCTACCTCCTCTTCATCTTCGAGAGCCTTCTAGGACTGAGGACCCATTATAAG AAAGTTAAGAGGAAGCGGAAGCAGCAGAACACCACTCTAAATCCTGACCCAGAGAGGGAGCTTACTGCTCTGCAGA GCCCCACTGTTCTTGAGCAGACACATTCCACTGAGCAGCATAGTCACGGTCATTCACACAGCCCACCTGGCCAGGAGCAGGTTGGGATGGGAAGCTTGGTGTGGATGGTGGTTATGGGAGATGGGGTACACAACCTTACTGATGGACTGGCCATTGGTGCTGCATTCTCTCAGAGTCTGGCTGGAGGTCTCAGCACCACCATAGCTGTGTTCTGCCATGAGCTTCCTCACGAGCTAG GTGACCTGGCAGTGCTGATGGGAGCAGGGTGGCCTGTTCGTAGACTGGTTATCTTCAGTGCTATATCAGCCCTACTGGGTTTTGTAGGCTTGCTAATTGGCTCTGTCCTGGGCCACCAGTCAGCCCACATTTCCCCCTGGATCCTCACCCTCACCGCTGGGGTCTTCCTCTATGTGGCCCTCGCTGACATG TTGCCTGAGATGCTTCATGGTGATCCTGGCCCGATGGGTCCCTGGACTCGCTTCCTGCTACAGAACCTAGGCTTGTTGGCAGGGGGCGCAATCATGTTGTGTATTGCTCTGTTTGAGGACCATATTGCCTTCAACCTGGGTGACGTATAA
- the LOC109869433 gene encoding E3 ubiquitin-protein ligase NRDP1, producing the protein MGYDVTRFQGEVDEDLLCPICSMVLEEPVQAPHCEHAFCNACITQWFNQQQICPVDRTVVTLAHLRPVPRIMRNMLSKLQIACDNAGFGCTATLRLDQLQSHLKDCEHNPKRPINCEEGCGLEMPKDEMCNHNCIRHLRGVVQQQQTKISELEKNAVEHKHQLGEQKRDIQLLKAYMRAIRSANPNMQNLEESIEYNEILEWVNSLQPARVTRWGGMISTPDAVLQAVIKRSLIDSGCPLSIVNDLIENAHERNWPQGLATLETRQMNRRYYENYVAKRIPGKQAVVLMACENQHMGEDMILEPGLVMIFAHGVEEIL; encoded by the exons ATGGGGTATGACGTCACCAGGTTCCAAGGGGAGGTGGATGAAGACTTGCTGTGTCCCATCTGCAGCATGGTACTGGAGGAGCCAGTGCAG GCCCCACACTGTGAGCATGCCTTCTGCAACGCCTGCATCACCCAGTGGTTCAATCAACAGCAGATCTGTCCTGTGGACCGTACGGTGGTGACACTGGCTCACCTCCGGCCCGTGCCCCGCATCATGCGCAACATGCTCTCCAAACTCCAGATTGCTTGTGACAATGCTGGCTTCGGCTGCACAGCCACACTGCGGCTAGATCAACTTCAGTCTCACCTGAAGGACTGTGAGCACAACCCCAAAAGGCCCATCAACTGTGAGGAGGGCTGTGG GTTAGAAATGCCAAAAGATGAGATgtgcaaccacaactgcatcAGGCACTTACGTGGCGTGGTACAGCAGCAGCAGACCAAGATCTCTGAACTGGAGAAGAATGCTGTAGAGCACAAGCATCAGCTGGGGGAACAA AAACGGGACATCCAGCTGCTAAAAGCCTACATGAGAGCAATACGCAGCGCCAACCCCAACATGCAGAACCTGGAGGAGAGCATTGAGTACAACGAGATCCTGGA ATGGGTAAATTCCCTCCAACCTGCACGGGTGACACGCTGGGGTGGGATGATCTCCACGCCAGATGCAGTTCTCCAGGCGGTCATCAAGCGTTCACTCATCGACAGCGGCTGTCCTCTGTCCATCGTTAATGACCTGATTGAGAATGCCCACGAGCGCAACTGGCCGCAGGGCCTGGCCACGCTGGAGACGCGGCAGATGAACCGGCGTTACTACGAGAACTACGTTGCCAAGCGGATCCCTGGGAAACAGGCGGTGGTGTTGATGGCCTGTGAGAATCAACACATGGGAGAGGACATGATCCTAGAGCCTGGCCTGGTCATGATCTTTGCCCATGGGGTGGAGGAGATCTTATAA